One Fusobacterium ulcerans DNA segment encodes these proteins:
- the trhA gene encoding PAQR family membrane homeostasis protein TrhA yields the protein MDYNKLEEKFNFITHYIGAGMAIAGCVTLIVHAVRTGYSNYIVGSSIFGGALILMYVMSGTYHLLEEGKAKKVFKILDHSAIYVLISASYTPYLLTVLEGRNRWILFAIQWGLTFLGIIFKIFFVGRFKILSTLLYILMGWIVVFVFKDLKNALSPVSLNLLIIGGVIYTVGTIFYAMKKLKFAHSIWHIFVIGGSVLNYLSIYNIIHT from the coding sequence ATGGATTACAATAAATTAGAAGAAAAATTTAACTTTATAACTCATTATATAGGAGCAGGAATGGCAATAGCTGGATGTGTTACATTAATAGTACATGCAGTAAGAACAGGATATTCAAACTACATAGTAGGATCTTCTATATTTGGAGGTGCTCTCATTCTGATGTATGTTATGTCAGGAACTTATCATCTGCTTGAGGAAGGAAAAGCCAAAAAAGTATTTAAGATACTAGACCACTCGGCAATATATGTATTGATATCTGCTTCATATACCCCTTATCTTCTCACTGTATTAGAAGGAAGAAACAGATGGATACTTTTTGCAATACAATGGGGATTGACTTTTTTAGGGATAATATTTAAAATATTCTTTGTTGGAAGATTTAAAATTCTTTCTACTCTGTTATATATACTTATGGGATGGATAGTTGTATTTGTATTTAAAGATTTAAAAAATGCTTTAAGTCCAGTTTCTCTAAATCTTCTTATTATAGGAGGAGTTATATATACAGTAGGAACAATATTTTATGCAATGAAAAAACTTAAATTTGCACATTCTATATGGCATATATTTGTAATAGGAGGAAGTGTTCTTAATTATCTTTCTATTTACAATATTATCCATACATAA